The Phycisphaerae bacterium DNA window TCAGCGCATGCCCGGCGTTTCGGCCTGCCGCTGATCTACGTCAACCAGGTCGGCGGGAACGACGAGTTGATCTTTGACGGGGCAAGCTGCGTCTACGACCAGTCCGGCCGACTGCTGGCCCGCGCCCGCAGCTTCCAGGAAGACCTGCTGGTGGTCGATCTGGACGGCCGATCGGAAGGCCGGATCGAGCCGCTGCCGGAGGACGTCGAATCCGTCTTCTCCGCCCTGACCCTCGGGTTGGGCGACTACGTCCGCAAGTGCGGCTTCAGAAAGGGCGTGGTCATCGGCCTCTCGGGCGGAATCGACTCGTCGGTGGTGGCGGCGGTGGCGGTCGAGTCCCTGGGGCCCGAGAAGGTCCTGGGCGTCATCATGCCGTCGAAGTTTAACAAGGAAAGCAGCATGGACGACGCCCGCAAGCTCGCCGCGAACCTGGGCATCCGCCACGAGGTCGTGCCGATCGAGTCGACGCGCCAGGTCTTCGAACGTGAGCTGGCCGAGCCCTTCGCCGGCACGCAGCGCGACGTGACCGAGGAGAACATCCAGGCCCGCATCCGCGGCATCATCCTGATGGCTTTTTCCAACAAATTTGGTTATCTTGTCCTGAGCACCGGCAACAAGAGCGAGCTGGCCATGGGCTACTGCACGCTCTACGGCGACATGGCGGGCGGCCTGGCCGTCATCAGCGACGTGCCCAAGGGCCTCGTCTATAACCTGGCCCGGTACGTCAACCGCGCCGGCGAGGTGATCCCCGCCGATGTGCTGACCAAGCCGCCGTCAGCCGAACTGCGGCCGAACCAGACCGACCAGGACAGCCTGCCGCCTTACGAGGTGCTGGACCAGATCCTGCGGCTGTACATCGAAGAGGAACAGTCTGCCGAGCAGATCAT harbors:
- a CDS encoding NAD+ synthase — its product is MRIALAQINPVVGDIEANAEKICDYTQQARSQGAALVIFPELALVGYPPKDLLVKPSFVERNLRVLEELASRTQGIVSLVGCVQRNLLPRGRALHNSVAVLAEGRVASVHHKSLLPTYDVFDELRYFEPGSMKALARIDGRRVGISVCEDLWTVQDVVGRVLYHYDPIAELAKEGAELFINAAASPFAIGKARMRSELVSAHARRFGLPLIYVNQVGGNDELIFDGASCVYDQSGRLLARARSFQEDLLVVDLDGRSEGRIEPLPEDVESVFSALTLGLGDYVRKCGFRKGVVIGLSGGIDSSVVAAVAVESLGPEKVLGVIMPSKFNKESSMDDARKLAANLGIRHEVVPIESTRQVFERELAEPFAGTQRDVTEENIQARIRGIILMAFSNKFGYLVLSTGNKSELAMGYCTLYGDMAGGLAVISDVPKGLVYNLARYVNRAGEVIPADVLTKPPSAELRPNQTDQDSLPPYEVLDQILRLYIEEEQSAEQIIEHGFEPELVEKVIVTVDRNEYKRKQAAMGLKVTGRAFGSGRRMPVAQNFRQSFDAS